Proteins encoded within one genomic window of Streptomyces sp. NBC_00523:
- a CDS encoding oxygenase MpaB family protein, whose product MKRYDRLKEIQRLDPERDFLEIYRITVTHEFPWDVTRALELALYRTYAVPSIGRLLAETAELTDRTQKRYDDTALLLDTVVEHGFDSDPGRTALRRINRMHAAYDISNDDMRYVLCTFVVTPKRWLDAYGWRRLCDHELRAFAAYYRMLGTRMGIKDLPQTYEDFERTLDTYEDAHFGWDEGARSVSDATLDLMASWYPRPLAPLVRGASLALLDDSLLRAFRYERPAPLARGLTRGALRLRARAVRLLPPRTTPHYARQNPEIKGYPDGYEVAALGTFPTPGVRGCPVRDLAP is encoded by the coding sequence GTGAAGCGTTACGACCGCCTGAAGGAGATCCAACGCCTCGATCCCGAGCGGGACTTCCTGGAGATCTACCGGATCACCGTCACCCACGAGTTCCCCTGGGACGTCACCCGCGCCCTCGAACTCGCCCTCTACCGCACCTATGCCGTCCCCAGCATCGGCCGTCTCCTCGCCGAGACAGCGGAACTGACGGACCGTACGCAGAAGCGGTACGACGACACCGCGCTCCTCCTGGACACCGTCGTGGAGCACGGCTTCGACAGCGATCCGGGGCGCACCGCCCTCCGCCGGATCAACCGGATGCACGCCGCGTACGACATCAGCAACGACGACATGCGCTACGTCCTGTGCACCTTCGTCGTCACCCCGAAGCGGTGGCTCGACGCGTACGGCTGGCGTCGGCTCTGCGACCACGAGCTGCGCGCGTTCGCCGCGTACTACCGGATGCTCGGCACTCGTATGGGGATCAAGGACCTGCCGCAGACGTACGAGGACTTCGAGCGCACCCTCGACACCTACGAGGACGCGCACTTCGGCTGGGACGAGGGCGCGCGCTCGGTCTCCGACGCCACACTGGACCTGATGGCCTCCTGGTACCCCCGCCCCCTCGCACCGCTCGTACGCGGCGCGAGCCTCGCCCTCCTGGACGACTCGCTGCTGCGCGCCTTCCGCTACGAGCGCCCGGCGCCCCTGGCCCGCGGCCTCACCCGGGGCGCGCTGCGGCTGCGCGCCCGCGCCGTACGCCTCCTGCCCCCGCGCACCACACCGCACTACGCACGGCAGAACCCCGAGATCAAGGGCTACCCGGACGGGTACGAGGTGGCGGCCCTGGGAACGTTCCCCACCCCCGGAGTGCGCGGCTGCCCGGTCCGTGACCTCGCGCCCTAA
- a CDS encoding IS481 family transposase encodes MPHRNAPLTETGRLRLARCVVEEGWPLRRAAERFQVSPTTAQRWAGRYRHLGEAGMTDRSSRPRHSPGRTPTRTERRIIKVRVLRRWGPARIAHHLRLVPSTVHRVLTRFGLARLTHLDRATGRNIRRYEREKPGELVHVDIKKLGNIPDGGGHKVLGRQAGRKTRKSAGYSYIHTAVDDHSRLAYSEIHTNEKKETATAFWQRAHAYFTSAGITVERVLTDNGSCYKSHTWRDTLAAAGITHKRTRPYRPQTNGKVERLNRTLLDEWAYARPYQSEQERRDAFPGWLHTYNHHRGHTALAGKPPASRVPNLTGQYT; translated from the coding sequence GTGCCCCACCGTAATGCACCCCTGACCGAGACTGGACGCCTGCGCCTGGCCCGCTGTGTGGTCGAGGAGGGCTGGCCGCTGCGCCGAGCCGCCGAACGCTTCCAGGTCTCACCAACCACAGCCCAGCGCTGGGCCGGCCGCTACCGGCACCTCGGTGAAGCGGGCATGACCGACCGCTCCTCGCGTCCTCGTCACAGTCCCGGGCGGACCCCGACCCGCACCGAGCGGCGCATCATCAAAGTTCGTGTCCTACGGCGCTGGGGCCCGGCCCGCATCGCCCACCACCTGCGACTGGTGCCCTCGACCGTGCACCGGGTCCTCACCCGGTTCGGGCTCGCCCGTCTAACCCATCTGGACCGTGCGACCGGCCGGAACATACGCCGCTACGAACGCGAGAAGCCCGGCGAACTGGTGCACGTGGACATCAAGAAGCTCGGCAACATCCCCGACGGCGGCGGCCACAAGGTGCTGGGCCGCCAGGCCGGCCGCAAGACCCGCAAGAGCGCCGGCTACAGCTACATCCACACCGCCGTCGACGACCACTCCCGCCTCGCCTACAGCGAGATCCACACCAACGAGAAGAAGGAGACCGCCACCGCCTTCTGGCAGCGGGCCCACGCCTACTTCACCAGCGCAGGCATCACCGTCGAACGCGTCCTGACCGACAACGGCTCCTGCTACAAGTCCCACACCTGGCGCGACACCCTGGCAGCGGCCGGGATCACCCACAAGCGAACCCGCCCCTACCGGCCGCAGACCAACGGCAAGGTCGAACGCCTCAACCGCACCCTGCTCGACGAGTGGGCCTACGCCCGCCCCTACCAATCAGAGCAGGAACGACGCGACGCGTTCCCCGGCTGGCTGCACACCTACAATCACCACCGCGGACACACCGCGCTCGCAGGCAAGCCACCCGCCAGCCGCGTCCCCAACCTCACAGGGCAATACACCTAA
- a CDS encoding MarR family winged helix-turn-helix transcriptional regulator — translation MRTTDESPDRGTDDGPTSLQSFAVLLRRMNGEFNRIAHEFAHAQGLHPTDMQALVAILDADRGEDGRAMTPGRLREQLDLTSGAVTACLDRLERAGHIRRVRDSSDRRVVHLHYAAAAKHVARDFFKPLAAGTEAARRRFADDELRVVIRFLHAMNEELAQLRRTDPGA, via the coding sequence ATGCGCACCACAGACGAGAGCCCGGACAGGGGCACGGACGACGGGCCCACGAGCCTCCAGTCGTTCGCTGTGCTGCTGCGCCGCATGAACGGCGAGTTCAACCGCATCGCACATGAATTCGCCCATGCCCAGGGGCTGCACCCGACGGATATGCAGGCCCTCGTCGCCATCCTCGACGCGGACCGGGGCGAGGACGGCCGCGCCATGACACCGGGGCGGCTGCGTGAGCAGCTGGACCTCACCTCGGGGGCGGTGACCGCGTGTCTGGACCGGCTGGAACGCGCGGGACACATCCGGCGGGTCCGGGACAGCAGCGACCGGCGTGTGGTGCATCTTCACTACGCGGCCGCCGCGAAACATGTGGCCCGTGACTTCTTCAAGCCGCTGGCGGCGGGCACGGAAGCGGCGCGCAGGCGGTTCGCCGACGACGAGCTCCGTGTCGTGATCCGTTTTCTGCACGCGATGAACGAGGAGCTGGCGCAGCTGCGCCGCACCGATCCAGGGGCTTAG
- a CDS encoding MMPL family transporter — protein sequence MKPPPRHRVVRWLVPVALLVVWLGIGGTLGPYAGKLGEVATNDRAAFLPRSAESTQVADEQKAFQRSGTVPAIVVWTGDDGGLPDGARASATRALASLAEKPGVVGTPSPALPSEDGEALSGVVQLRSDLGDALPDTLDRVRDAAGSVAGTRAEIAGPAATQADLKDAFAGIDGLLLGVALAAVLVILLLVYRSVLLPFLIIISAVFALALACAIVYVLADHDVVLVDGQVQGILSILVIGAATDYALLLTARFREELAVHGERTTAARAALRRSFGAIVASAATVALGLLALLLSDLTNNRALGPVGAIGIVCAVLSTMTFLPAVLVLCGRAAYWPAKPRPVDEATGGHGIWRRVAARVDGSPRKVWLSCAVLLLACAAFAPTLKSHGVPLDEIFVNDAPSVSAQATLSKHFPGGSGNPAVVIAEADSADEVTEAAEATPGVASAAPVTASGRPGGGKPLVVDGRVRVDVTLKDAADSDAATETVKRLRTAVHAVPGADALVGGYTAQQYDTQRTAERDRNIIVPVVLVIILLILMGLLRAVLVPVLLVATVGLNFLATLGVSALVFKHAFGFSGTDASVPLYGFVFLVALGVDYNIFLMSRVREEALEHGARQGMLRGLVSTGGVITSAGVVLAATFAALIVIPLAFLAQIAFIVAFGVLLDTLVVRSLLAPALVVDIGPRAWWPSAISRTAREGEPSHSG from the coding sequence ATGAAGCCCCCACCGAGGCACCGCGTCGTCCGCTGGCTCGTCCCCGTAGCGCTGCTTGTCGTCTGGCTCGGAATCGGCGGGACGCTCGGCCCGTACGCCGGAAAGCTCGGCGAGGTGGCCACCAACGACCGGGCGGCGTTCCTGCCGCGCAGCGCCGAGTCGACCCAGGTCGCGGACGAGCAGAAGGCGTTCCAGCGGTCCGGGACCGTGCCCGCGATCGTCGTCTGGACCGGCGACGACGGGGGACTCCCGGACGGTGCCCGCGCGTCCGCGACCCGTGCGCTGGCCTCCCTGGCCGAGAAGCCCGGTGTGGTCGGCACACCGTCACCCGCGCTGCCGTCCGAGGACGGCGAGGCGCTGTCGGGCGTCGTGCAGCTGCGCTCCGACCTCGGCGACGCGCTCCCGGACACCCTGGACCGGGTGCGCGACGCCGCCGGTTCGGTGGCGGGCACGAGAGCCGAGATCGCCGGACCCGCGGCCACCCAGGCCGACCTCAAGGACGCGTTCGCCGGGATCGACGGACTCCTGCTGGGGGTGGCGCTCGCCGCCGTCCTCGTGATCCTGCTGCTGGTCTACCGCAGTGTGCTGCTGCCCTTCCTGATCATCATCAGCGCCGTCTTCGCCCTCGCGCTGGCCTGCGCCATCGTCTACGTCCTCGCGGACCACGACGTCGTCCTCGTGGACGGCCAGGTCCAGGGCATCCTGTCGATCCTGGTGATCGGCGCGGCCACCGACTACGCGCTCCTGCTGACCGCGCGCTTCCGGGAGGAGCTGGCGGTCCACGGAGAGCGGACGACAGCCGCCCGCGCGGCCCTCCGCCGCTCCTTCGGCGCCATCGTCGCGAGCGCCGCCACGGTGGCGCTCGGGCTGCTCGCGCTGCTGCTCAGCGACCTGACGAACAACCGGGCGCTGGGGCCCGTCGGCGCGATCGGCATCGTCTGCGCGGTGCTCAGCACGATGACCTTCCTGCCCGCCGTGCTGGTGCTGTGCGGGCGGGCGGCCTACTGGCCGGCCAAGCCGCGCCCCGTGGACGAGGCGACCGGCGGGCACGGGATCTGGCGGCGGGTCGCCGCGCGCGTCGACGGGTCCCCGCGCAAGGTGTGGCTGTCCTGCGCGGTCCTGCTGCTCGCCTGCGCCGCGTTCGCCCCCACCCTGAAGTCCCACGGCGTTCCGCTGGACGAGATCTTCGTGAACGACGCCCCCTCCGTCTCCGCCCAGGCCACGCTGAGCAAGCACTTCCCGGGCGGCTCCGGAAACCCGGCCGTCGTCATCGCCGAAGCGGACAGCGCCGACGAGGTGACCGAGGCCGCCGAGGCCACACCCGGGGTGGCCTCCGCCGCGCCCGTCACGGCCTCGGGCCGGCCGGGCGGCGGCAAGCCGCTCGTGGTCGACGGCCGGGTCCGCGTCGACGTCACCCTGAAGGACGCGGCGGACAGCGACGCGGCGACGGAGACCGTCAAGCGTCTGCGTACCGCCGTCCATGCCGTACCCGGCGCGGACGCGCTCGTCGGCGGCTACACCGCACAGCAGTACGACACCCAGCGCACGGCCGAGCGCGACCGGAACATCATCGTTCCGGTGGTGCTCGTCATCATCCTGCTGATCCTGATGGGTCTGCTGCGGGCGGTCCTGGTGCCGGTGCTGCTGGTGGCCACCGTCGGACTCAACTTCCTGGCGACCCTCGGCGTCTCGGCCCTGGTCTTCAAGCACGCCTTCGGCTTCAGCGGCACGGACGCCTCGGTGCCCCTGTACGGATTCGTGTTCCTGGTGGCCCTCGGCGTCGACTACAACATCTTCCTGATGTCACGGGTCCGCGAGGAGGCGCTGGAACACGGAGCGCGTCAGGGCATGCTGAGGGGCCTGGTGAGCACCGGCGGCGTCATCACCTCGGCGGGCGTGGTGCTGGCGGCCACCTTCGCCGCGCTGATCGTGATCCCGCTCGCCTTCCTCGCGCAGATCGCGTTCATCGTGGCCTTCGGCGTCCTGCTGGACACGCTGGTGGTGCGGTCGCTGCTGGCCCCCGCGCTGGTCGTGGACATCGGGCCCAGGGCGTGGTGGCCGAGCGCCATCAGCCGTACCGCGCGCGAAGGGGAGCCGTCGCACTCCGGCTGA
- a CDS encoding TerD family protein, whose protein sequence is MGVTLAKGGNVSLSKEAPGLTAVTVGLGWDVRTTTGADYDLDASALLCADHGKVVSDLHFVFYNNLNSPDGSVQHTGDNLTGEGEGDDESINVNLSAVPADIAKIVFPVSIHDAQSRGQSFGQVRNAFIRVVNQANGVELARYDLSEDASTETAMVFGELYRHGGEWKFRAVGQGYASGLAGIAKDFGVNV, encoded by the coding sequence ATGGGTGTGACCCTGGCCAAGGGCGGCAACGTCTCCTTGTCGAAGGAGGCGCCCGGCCTGACCGCGGTGACGGTCGGCCTGGGCTGGGACGTACGCACGACGACGGGGGCCGACTACGACCTCGACGCCAGTGCGCTGCTGTGCGCGGATCACGGAAAGGTGGTCTCCGACCTGCACTTCGTCTTCTACAACAACCTCAACAGCCCGGACGGTTCCGTCCAGCACACCGGGGACAACCTGACAGGTGAGGGCGAGGGCGACGACGAGTCCATCAACGTGAACCTCTCGGCGGTCCCCGCCGACATCGCGAAGATAGTCTTCCCGGTCTCCATCCATGACGCGCAGAGCCGGGGGCAGAGTTTCGGCCAGGTGCGCAACGCGTTCATCCGCGTCGTGAACCAGGCCAACGGTGTGGAGCTCGCCCGGTACGACCTCAGCGAGGACGCTTCGACGGAGACCGCGATGGTGTTCGGTGAGCTGTACCGGCACGGCGGCGAATGGAAGTTCCGTGCGGTCGGCCAGGGGTACGCCTCCGGCCTGGCGGGTATCGCGAAGGACTTCGGCGTGAACGTCTGA
- a CDS encoding LCP family protein → MASRNRATGTGRRGSRLRRTAVSALSFLVLLVAGIGWGYLKLTGNIDTFSADGISGDRPPGSSGGQNVLVIGSDTRSGKNKGLGGATGEVGRSDTVLLLHVYADRKHAVAVSVPRDAMVDIPACRKPDGSWTAPRQHSQFNGAFSVGETVEGNPACTQNTVEQLTGLRVDHTVVIDFAGFSALTSAVGGVPVCLPNDIYQRDLNPKRTTRGTLVFEKGPQKVSGQRALDYVRLRHGIGDGSDIGRIKRQQAFVASLVKKVKSRGMNPTTLLPLADAATDAMTVDPGLGSADKLLSFALSMKNIDLHNTKFVTVPWRYEGERVAVVEPDADALWAALKADRPLDAKASSTASPKASRSPVSGKGIQVAVYNGTTVPGLAAKAAGLLRAHDFTVTSTATAQDQTRTATVVAYGSDLRDEARRTAGLFPGARVTESADAGSGIQVTVGKDYADNPSAAPDGASATPEVPAAIADEARSADDDLCENLSYG, encoded by the coding sequence ATGGCAAGCAGGAACAGAGCGACAGGGACGGGGAGGAGGGGGAGCCGACTGCGCCGGACGGCCGTGTCCGCGCTGTCCTTCCTCGTCCTGCTGGTCGCCGGGATCGGCTGGGGATATCTGAAACTCACCGGCAACATCGACACGTTCAGCGCCGACGGCATCTCCGGCGACCGGCCGCCCGGTTCCTCCGGGGGACAGAACGTCCTCGTCATCGGGTCGGACACCCGCTCGGGCAAGAACAAGGGGCTGGGCGGAGCCACCGGCGAGGTCGGCCGCTCGGACACCGTGCTCCTGCTGCATGTCTACGCCGATCGTAAACATGCCGTGGCCGTATCCGTACCCCGTGACGCCATGGTCGACATCCCGGCCTGCCGGAAGCCCGACGGCAGTTGGACCGCCCCTCGTCAGCACAGTCAGTTCAACGGGGCGTTCTCGGTGGGGGAGACCGTCGAGGGCAACCCGGCCTGTACCCAGAACACCGTCGAGCAGCTGACCGGACTGCGCGTCGACCACACCGTCGTCATCGACTTCGCGGGGTTCTCCGCGCTGACCTCGGCCGTCGGCGGCGTGCCGGTGTGCCTGCCGAACGACATCTATCAGCGCGACCTGAACCCCAAGCGCACGACCCGGGGCACCCTGGTCTTCGAGAAGGGTCCGCAGAAAGTCTCGGGCCAACGCGCCCTGGACTACGTACGGCTGCGCCACGGCATCGGTGACGGCTCCGACATAGGGCGGATCAAGCGGCAGCAGGCATTCGTCGCCTCCCTGGTCAAGAAGGTCAAGTCGCGCGGCATGAACCCCACGACCCTCCTGCCGCTCGCCGACGCCGCCACCGACGCGATGACCGTCGACCCCGGACTCGGCTCGGCCGACAAGCTGCTCTCCTTCGCCCTCTCGATGAAGAACATCGACCTGCACAACACCAAGTTCGTGACCGTTCCGTGGCGCTACGAGGGCGAGCGCGTCGCCGTCGTGGAGCCGGACGCCGACGCGCTGTGGGCCGCGCTGAAGGCCGACCGCCCCCTCGACGCCAAGGCGAGCAGCACCGCGTCCCCCAAGGCTTCACGGTCCCCCGTCTCCGGCAAGGGCATCCAGGTCGCCGTGTACAACGGCACCACGGTGCCCGGGCTCGCCGCCAAGGCGGCCGGGCTCCTGCGCGCACACGACTTCACCGTCACGAGCACGGCCACCGCGCAGGACCAGACGCGCACCGCGACCGTCGTCGCGTACGGCTCCGACCTGCGGGACGAGGCCCGCCGCACGGCCGGGCTCTTCCCCGGCGCACGGGTCACCGAGTCCGCCGACGCGGGGAGCGGCATCCAGGTCACCGTCGGAAAGGACTACGCGGACAACCCCTCGGCCGCACCCGACGGCGCGTCCGCCACGCCGGAGGTACCGGCGGCGATCGCCGACGAGGCCCGGTCGGCGGACGACGACCTGTGCGAGAACCTCTCCTACGGCTGA
- a CDS encoding roadblock/LC7 domain-containing protein, with translation MAMDRGLDWLLDDLTKRVAHIRHALVLSNDGLVTGASSGLAREDAEHLAAVSSGLHSLARGSGRHFRAGKARQTMVEFDEALLFVTAAGEGSCLCVLSEAESDVGQVAYEMTLLVNRVGQHLGVDSRQDGTGGVNRL, from the coding sequence ATGGCGATGGACAGGGGACTCGACTGGCTCCTGGACGACCTCACCAAGCGGGTGGCGCACATACGCCACGCCCTGGTGTTGTCGAACGACGGTCTGGTCACCGGTGCGAGCTCCGGGCTCGCCCGTGAGGACGCCGAACACCTGGCGGCCGTCTCGTCGGGGCTGCACAGCCTGGCCCGCGGTTCGGGCCGGCACTTCCGTGCCGGAAAGGCCCGGCAGACCATGGTGGAGTTCGACGAGGCACTGCTGTTCGTCACGGCGGCGGGGGAAGGCAGTTGTCTGTGCGTGCTGAGTGAGGCCGAGTCGGACGTCGGTCAGGTGGCGTACGAGATGACGCTGCTCGTCAACCGGGTGGGCCAGCACCTCGGCGTGGACTCACGGCAGGACGGGACCGGCGGAGTCAACCGGCTCTGA
- a CDS encoding DUF6397 family protein, whose amino-acid sequence MTTTKQLKNTDFGVDGDSGGVPAPSTVRDEAGCAFGAARAATELGLKRNEFDLAVYLGAVRVRTGPDGRPRADREEIDRLRAQEGFPEALRERVRTVGTAEGAQVLGISPVRFARLARAGCLTPVAFYLNRYRAVVWVYLAQELEALASRSPELLVGNSPAWMRGRLDAGADLRPRNWRSRRIERLLALTDDPWVRAAIVAQGLDPVQLAEVVDDPYERAHFARVRPEAVFGRRGSTAGREAMERLMPADDPDEILWRRISLIAELDSAREARPAPRPGEGPADAVLAGPAASVPPPPAPDGVGAPGEPAMPGPEPAVPGPVPAGSGLEPGEPGPEAPGSGVRPVGHARPGGAFPGGPPGLLARLRGCAARGLGLRRPRHGGLPRTVRPGGRRRAGGRAGAYAGRDGGPGSGGRPGRDAAGCSG is encoded by the coding sequence ATGACGACGACGAAACAGCTGAAGAACACGGACTTCGGGGTCGATGGGGACTCCGGAGGGGTACCGGCGCCCAGCACCGTGCGTGACGAAGCCGGGTGCGCATTCGGTGCGGCCCGCGCCGCTACGGAACTCGGCCTCAAGCGGAACGAGTTCGACCTCGCCGTATACCTGGGAGCGGTTCGGGTGAGGACCGGACCGGACGGCCGGCCCAGGGCCGACCGCGAGGAGATCGACCGCCTGCGGGCCCAGGAAGGGTTCCCCGAAGCGCTGCGCGAACGGGTGCGCACGGTGGGGACCGCCGAGGGGGCCCAAGTGCTCGGGATCAGCCCGGTCCGGTTCGCCCGGCTCGCCCGGGCGGGATGCCTCACACCTGTCGCCTTCTACCTCAACCGGTACCGGGCGGTGGTGTGGGTCTATCTCGCCCAGGAGCTCGAAGCGTTGGCTTCCCGGTCGCCTGAGCTCCTGGTGGGCAACAGTCCGGCCTGGATGCGCGGCCGGCTGGACGCCGGGGCCGACTTGCGGCCGCGCAACTGGCGCTCCCGGCGGATCGAGCGCCTGCTCGCCCTCACCGACGACCCATGGGTGCGCGCGGCGATCGTCGCTCAGGGCCTGGATCCGGTCCAGCTGGCCGAGGTGGTGGACGACCCCTACGAGCGGGCCCACTTCGCCCGGGTCAGGCCGGAGGCGGTCTTCGGGCGACGAGGATCGACCGCCGGTCGCGAGGCGATGGAGCGGCTGATGCCCGCCGACGATCCGGACGAGATCCTGTGGCGCCGGATCAGCCTGATCGCGGAGTTGGACTCCGCCCGGGAGGCGCGTCCGGCGCCACGACCGGGGGAGGGGCCGGCGGATGCGGTGCTTGCTGGTCCGGCTGCCTCGGTGCCGCCGCCCCCTGCGCCCGACGGGGTGGGGGCGCCTGGCGAGCCTGCCATGCCCGGGCCTGAGCCTGCCGTGCCCGGGCCGGTGCCTGCCGGGTCCGGACTGGAGCCCGGCGAGCCGGGACCGGAGGCTCCAGGCTCGGGGGTCCGCCCTGTCGGGCATGCCCGCCCCGGGGGCGCCTTCCCCGGAGGCCCGCCCGGGTTGCTGGCCCGGCTGCGGGGGTGCGCGGCCCGGGGGTTGGGGCTCCGTCGCCCCCGGCACGGCGGGCTGCCGCGTACGGTGCGGCCCGGTGGGCGTCGGCGGGCCGGGGGCCGGGCCGGTGCGTACGCGGGGCGGGACGGCGGGCCCGGCTCGGGTGGCCGCCCGGGACGCGACGCGGCGGGGTGCTCCGGATAA
- a CDS encoding GNAT family N-acetyltransferase yields the protein MLIREATPEDWPAIWPFFHEIVAAGETFTYPLDLQEEDAADWWLLKPPNRTVVAVADDGTVLGTAKMNKNHMGNGSHIGSASYMVDPRHSGRGVGRALCEYSVDWARTAGYRAMQFNAVVETNTAAVKLYRSLGFDILGTLPEGFHHPVEGFVGLHIMHRRL from the coding sequence ATGCTGATCAGGGAAGCCACCCCCGAGGACTGGCCCGCCATCTGGCCGTTCTTCCACGAAATCGTCGCAGCCGGCGAGACCTTCACCTACCCCCTCGACCTCCAGGAGGAAGACGCCGCCGACTGGTGGCTGCTCAAGCCACCCAACCGGACCGTGGTCGCGGTCGCCGACGACGGCACCGTCCTCGGCACGGCGAAGATGAACAAGAACCACATGGGCAACGGCTCCCACATCGGCAGCGCCAGCTACATGGTCGACCCCCGGCACTCCGGACGCGGTGTCGGACGCGCCCTGTGCGAGTACAGCGTCGACTGGGCGCGCACGGCCGGGTACCGGGCCATGCAGTTCAACGCGGTGGTCGAGACCAACACCGCCGCGGTGAAGCTGTACCGCTCACTCGGCTTCGACATCCTGGGCACCCTGCCCGAAGGGTTCCACCACCCGGTCGAGGGCTTCGTGGGGCTCCACATCATGCACCGCCGGCTCTGA
- a CDS encoding LAETG motif-containing sortase-dependent surface protein yields MTIPRRSWRAAGTLVAAAVVGLSGAVLTAGPAAAHTPTWDVTCDAVSLHLTQYNANVTNEVTVSVDGNDLLPTETFGKDFEKKLELPEHDQPLTVRLVVKAGDGNQFSRDETKQAPVCEGTPPSEPTPSPTETKPSETPTTASPSPSVKPTESASSSAPAAATPSPSSPDLAETGSSSATPVIGGAAVAVLLAGGGIMWSVRKRRTAQH; encoded by the coding sequence ATGACCATACCCAGGAGATCGTGGCGCGCAGCGGGAACTCTCGTCGCCGCCGCGGTGGTCGGTCTCTCCGGCGCGGTCCTCACCGCCGGTCCGGCCGCAGCTCACACCCCCACCTGGGACGTGACCTGTGACGCAGTGAGCCTGCACCTCACTCAGTACAACGCCAATGTCACCAACGAGGTGACCGTCAGCGTCGACGGCAACGACCTGCTGCCGACGGAGACGTTCGGCAAGGACTTCGAGAAGAAGCTCGAGCTGCCCGAGCACGACCAGCCGCTGACGGTGCGCCTCGTCGTCAAGGCCGGGGACGGCAACCAGTTCTCGAGGGACGAGACCAAGCAGGCGCCGGTGTGCGAGGGCACCCCGCCGTCGGAGCCGACGCCGAGCCCGACCGAGACGAAGCCGTCCGAGACGCCCACCACTGCGTCTCCCAGCCCGAGCGTCAAGCCGACCGAGTCCGCCTCGTCGTCCGCGCCCGCCGCGGCGACGCCGAGCCCGAGCTCGCCGGACCTGGCCGAGACCGGTTCCTCGTCCGCCACGCCGGTCATCGGTGGCGCGGCGGTGGCCGTGCTGCTGGCCGGTGGCGGCATCATGTGGTCGGTGCGCAAGCGCCGCACCGCACAGCACTGA